A genomic window from Archaeoglobus profundus DSM 5631 includes:
- the ribC gene encoding riboflavin synthase produces MKVGIVDTTFARINMGKIAIDELRKICSLPYERYTVPGIKDLPVAAKKLIEERGCDIVIALGMPGPKPIDKQCAHEASLGLIMAQLMTNKHIIEVFVHEDEAKDEKELWMITENRVREHVRNAVDLLLNPKKLQKLAGTGQRQGFPDVGPLLR; encoded by the coding sequence ATGAAAGTAGGAATAGTAGATACGACCTTTGCAAGGATAAATATGGGAAAGATTGCGATAGACGAGCTCAGAAAAATTTGCTCTCTACCTTACGAAAGATACACTGTTCCCGGTATAAAGGATCTGCCAGTTGCGGCGAAGAAGCTTATAGAGGAGAGGGGATGTGATATCGTTATAGCACTTGGAATGCCCGGACCAAAGCCCATAGACAAGCAGTGCGCCCACGAAGCATCTTTAGGTTTGATAATGGCTCAGCTTATGACGAACAAGCACATAATAGAAGTTTTCGTCCACGAGGATGAAGCTAAGGACGAGAAGGAGCTTTGGATGATAACTGAAAACAGAGTTAGAGAGCACGTAAGGAATGCAGTTGATCTCCTTCTAAATCCTAAAAAACTCCAGAAGTTGGCTGGAACCGGGCAAAGGCAAGGTTTTCCGGATGTAGGACCCTTGCTTCGTTAA
- a CDS encoding pyridoxal-phosphate-dependent aminotransferase family protein: MLLMIPGPVHLHERIQLAMAKPMIGHRTKDFSEILEYCTEMLKKLFGTKHDVFIISGSGTAGMEAAIACFSKVKRITCIDNGKFGDRLGKIAERYTEVDVVRFEWGKSIELDEVEKSLAEGSEALAFVHNETSTGILNPARELAKIAKKYDALVIMDGITSVGGDYVAMDEWGVDVAIVGSQKCIGAPPGLCAVAVNDRAWEFYNEKCPFYLDLKAYKKKLEDWQTPYTPAVSLFFALQEALKIIEEEGLENRIRRHRELSAFVRKWVEEAGLELFPELNEYSQYSNTVTAIKMPEGITDKELRGELKEKYGILISGGQEHLKGKIFRIGTMGNVTIRDVVTTLACIERILVKRGIIKPVLGEIEA; encoded by the coding sequence ATGCTTCTGATGATTCCGGGTCCAGTGCATTTGCACGAAAGAATTCAGCTGGCTATGGCCAAACCAATGATTGGACATAGAACGAAGGATTTTTCAGAGATATTGGAATATTGCACTGAAATGCTCAAAAAACTCTTCGGAACTAAGCACGACGTCTTTATAATTTCTGGTTCGGGAACTGCGGGAATGGAGGCTGCAATAGCCTGTTTCTCCAAAGTTAAGAGAATAACTTGCATAGACAACGGTAAATTTGGTGATAGGCTTGGAAAAATAGCAGAGAGATATACGGAAGTAGATGTGGTCAGATTTGAATGGGGAAAATCGATAGAGCTTGATGAAGTAGAAAAATCCTTAGCTGAAGGTAGCGAAGCTTTGGCTTTTGTTCATAACGAAACTTCTACTGGAATTCTAAATCCGGCCAGAGAACTTGCAAAAATTGCCAAGAAGTATGATGCGCTCGTAATAATGGACGGCATAACTTCTGTAGGCGGTGATTACGTTGCGATGGATGAGTGGGGAGTTGATGTCGCCATAGTCGGAAGTCAGAAGTGCATAGGAGCTCCACCGGGTCTGTGTGCCGTGGCTGTGAACGATAGAGCATGGGAGTTCTACAACGAGAAGTGTCCGTTCTACCTTGATTTAAAGGCATACAAGAAGAAACTTGAAGACTGGCAAACACCTTATACCCCAGCAGTTTCGCTGTTCTTTGCTCTGCAGGAAGCTTTGAAGATAATAGAGGAGGAGGGACTTGAGAACAGGATAAGAAGGCATAGAGAACTTTCAGCATTTGTTAGGAAATGGGTCGAGGAGGCGGGATTAGAACTCTTTCCAGAGCTTAACGAGTACAGTCAATACTCCAACACTGTCACAGCCATAAAAATGCCCGAAGGAATTACGGATAAGGAGCTTAGGGGAGAATTGAAGGAGAAGTACGGTATTCTGATATCGGGAGGTCAGGAACACTTGAAGGGAAAGATATTCAGAATAGGGACTATGGGAAACGTAACAATTAGAGATGTTGTAACGACATTGGCTTGCATAGAGAGGATACTGGTAAAAAGAGGAATTATTAAACCCGTGCTTGGTGAAATAGAAGCATGA
- a CDS encoding class I SAM-dependent methyltransferase, whose translation MSLKEYLKGKVSDDELKKVVRSFEIIGDVVIINLPDEISHLKDLIVEAILKKHKHVKTILRKVGEVSGEFRVARYEVLYGGETETIAKEFGCRFLVDPTKVYYSSRLSSERERIARMVKEGERVLVMFAGVGPYAIVIAKLAKPSEVIGVELNPKAVEYFRKNVKLNKVEGIVKVYEGDVRDVVPKLEGKFDRILMPAPYSAENFVYLVRDKIKKGGYVHYYTFAGEEEEEKLPEKVKELFRKHGMVVEVLNVRECGSFAPRVYRYVVDLRVVDFIQ comes from the coding sequence GTGAGCCTTAAGGAGTACCTGAAGGGAAAGGTCAGCGATGATGAATTGAAGAAGGTTGTAAGAAGCTTCGAGATAATAGGTGATGTAGTCATAATAAACCTACCGGACGAGATATCTCACCTGAAGGATCTGATAGTAGAAGCCATTTTGAAAAAGCACAAACACGTAAAAACGATTTTAAGAAAGGTGGGAGAAGTAAGTGGCGAATTCAGGGTTGCAAGGTATGAGGTTCTTTATGGCGGTGAAACCGAAACTATAGCTAAAGAGTTTGGTTGCAGATTTCTGGTAGATCCAACAAAGGTCTACTACTCATCGAGACTTTCGAGCGAGAGGGAGAGAATTGCCAGAATGGTCAAAGAGGGAGAGAGGGTTTTGGTTATGTTTGCTGGAGTAGGTCCTTATGCAATAGTCATAGCCAAGCTCGCAAAGCCGAGTGAAGTCATAGGGGTAGAACTCAATCCGAAGGCAGTTGAATACTTTAGAAAGAATGTCAAACTTAACAAAGTTGAAGGTATCGTAAAAGTTTACGAAGGAGACGTTAGAGATGTCGTTCCAAAGCTCGAGGGTAAATTTGACAGAATACTGATGCCGGCACCTTATTCAGCTGAAAACTTCGTATACTTGGTTAGAGACAAGATAAAGAAGGGTGGATACGTACACTACTACACGTTTGCAGGTGAAGAAGAAGAGGAAAAACTTCCCGAAAAGGTCAAAGAGTTGTTTAGAAAGCACGGAATGGTTGTAGAGGTTTTAAACGTTAGAGAGTGCGGTAGCTTCGCTCCGCGCGTTTACAGATACGTAGTCGATTTGAGGGTTGTTGATTTCATTCAATGA
- the rtcA gene encoding RNA 3'-terminal phosphate cyclase, with product MIKIDGSYGEGGGQILRTAIALSCVTQKPVEVYNIRANRPKPGLAMQHLKGIEAAKMITNAEVEGLKLGSTRVVFKPRSLRGGNFKIDIGTAGSVTLILQTILLPSLYAERPSTFEIRGGTDVKWSPSVDYVRFVTFKALEELGAKVELDLIARGYYPEGGGKIIVRVEPSKLRGKSFEVLPCDVVKGISHCQNLPSHVAERQKNSAVSFLKERGYDAEVEIEVRKGISTGSGITLWCGYKGSVELGEKGKRAEIVGKECAEKLVKELESDGAFDKHLADQIMPFSAVASGETVYTTTEVTKHQISNAYVMNKFFDNVKIDGNRIEIDGIGL from the coding sequence ATGATCAAGATAGATGGCAGTTACGGTGAAGGTGGTGGACAGATTTTGAGAACTGCTATAGCGCTATCCTGTGTGACGCAAAAACCCGTTGAGGTTTATAATATCAGAGCAAACAGACCCAAACCCGGTTTGGCTATGCAACACCTAAAAGGAATTGAAGCTGCGAAAATGATAACTAACGCAGAGGTAGAGGGATTGAAGCTAGGATCAACCAGAGTTGTTTTTAAGCCGAGAAGTTTAAGGGGAGGTAACTTTAAAATTGATATCGGAACAGCTGGAAGCGTTACTCTCATACTTCAGACAATTCTTCTCCCTTCGCTCTACGCAGAAAGACCAAGCACATTCGAGATAAGGGGTGGAACTGATGTAAAGTGGTCACCCAGCGTTGACTATGTAAGGTTTGTGACTTTCAAAGCTTTGGAGGAGTTGGGAGCTAAGGTTGAGCTCGATTTAATTGCAAGGGGGTACTATCCAGAGGGTGGTGGGAAGATAATTGTAAGGGTTGAGCCTTCAAAGCTCAGGGGTAAGAGCTTCGAAGTTTTACCTTGCGATGTAGTTAAAGGCATAAGTCACTGTCAGAATTTACCAAGTCATGTAGCTGAAAGACAGAAAAATTCAGCTGTGAGCTTTCTGAAGGAGAGAGGATACGATGCAGAAGTTGAAATTGAAGTGAGAAAGGGGATTTCAACAGGTTCGGGTATAACCCTTTGGTGCGGTTATAAGGGCAGTGTTGAGTTAGGTGAGAAAGGTAAGAGGGCTGAGATTGTCGGAAAGGAGTGTGCCGAAAAGCTTGTAAAGGAGCTTGAATCTGATGGAGCCTTTGACAAGCATTTGGCCGATCAGATAATGCCTTTCTCAGCAGTTGCAAGTGGCGAAACTGTCTACACGACAACAGAAGTCACGAAACATCAAATCAGCAACGCTTACGTCATGAACAAGTTTTTCGATAATGTCAAGATAGATGGGAATAGGATAGAGATAGATGGAATTGGACTGTAA
- a CDS encoding Zn-ribbon domain-containing protein has translation MPHRCTKCGKVYEDGDMRILNGCECGNNKFEYIPKERKERKEGEKIEIVRILSPGCYEINLENAFKKEGIIIALGEEGKYAIHLPSLLKRRKKT, from the coding sequence ATGCCACATAGATGTACGAAGTGTGGGAAGGTATATGAGGATGGAGACATGAGAATTTTAAACGGATGTGAGTGTGGAAACAACAAGTTCGAATACATACCGAAGGAGAGAAAGGAAAGAAAGGAAGGTGAAAAGATAGAGATTGTAAGAATATTATCTCCGGGCTGTTACGAGATAAATCTTGAAAATGCCTTCAAAAAGGAAGGGATAATAATAGCTCTGGGTGAAGAAGGTAAATACGCAATTCATCTACCATCTTTACTGAAAAGAAGGAAGAAGACGTAA
- a CDS encoding DUF2073 domain-containing protein: protein MEVKLNLISKEKLEKMGTMEKLRLILDEVKAGKIVVLESGLTPEEEAKLIEMTMLEIDHENFVGIEVESYPQKSSGFLGKLFGKKGGRLMVIGPANRLKTLEKREDIIEALIRG, encoded by the coding sequence ATGGAGGTTAAGCTAAATTTGATATCTAAGGAGAAGCTTGAAAAGATGGGAACTATGGAAAAGCTCAGGTTGATCTTGGATGAGGTAAAAGCTGGTAAGATAGTAGTTCTTGAGAGCGGTTTGACTCCTGAGGAAGAAGCAAAACTTATAGAGATGACTATGCTCGAGATAGATCACGAGAACTTTGTTGGTATTGAAGTTGAAAGCTATCCTCAAAAGTCGTCAGGATTTCTCGGTAAACTCTTCGGTAAGAAGGGAGGAAGGCTGATGGTTATAGGTCCAGCTAATAGATTAAAAACTCTGGAGAAGAGAGAGGATATTATAGAGGCGCTGATAAGGGGGTAG
- a CDS encoding Era-like GTP-binding protein translates to MGLILRIKRRFGAIFKLFRKRNKLKIGIYGPPNAGKTTLANRILLDWVGDVMGSVSEVPHETRRARLREGVKIEVDGRTITIDIVDTPGLATKIDFHDFLKYGLSEEEAKRRAKEATEGVIEAIKWLDDLDGVILVMDSTEDPFTQVNITIVGNIEARKLPLIIAANKIDLPNASPARIKSAFPQHTVVPISALKGLNMDTFYRVLAEKFG, encoded by the coding sequence ATGGGACTAATACTCAGGATCAAGAGAAGGTTCGGAGCAATCTTCAAACTGTTCAGGAAGAGAAATAAACTCAAAATCGGAATATACGGTCCTCCAAATGCCGGAAAAACGACTTTGGCTAATAGGATTCTACTCGATTGGGTCGGAGATGTAATGGGATCTGTCAGCGAAGTTCCTCACGAAACTAGAAGAGCTAGGCTGAGAGAAGGTGTAAAGATAGAGGTCGATGGAAGGACTATAACAATAGATATAGTAGATACACCGGGTTTGGCCACGAAGATTGACTTTCACGATTTCTTAAAGTACGGTTTAAGTGAGGAGGAGGCTAAGAGGAGGGCTAAGGAGGCTACTGAAGGTGTTATAGAGGCTATCAAGTGGTTGGATGATCTAGATGGTGTAATACTGGTAATGGATTCAACGGAAGATCCTTTCACTCAGGTTAACATAACGATCGTAGGAAATATAGAAGCTAGAAAGCTACCCTTGATAATTGCTGCAAACAAGATAGATCTACCGAACGCATCTCCAGCCAGAATAAAATCCGCTTTCCCGCAGCACACTGTAGTCCCCATTTCAGCCTTAAAAGGCTTGAACATGGACACATTCTATAGAGTTTTGGCTGAGAAGTTTGGGTGA
- a CDS encoding 4Fe-4S binding protein gives MPAVVDEDRCDGCGECVDECPTGAIELNDVAHVDPDICDDCGLCVDVCPNEAIRIE, from the coding sequence ATGCCAGCTGTAGTTGATGAAGATAGGTGCGATGGTTGCGGGGAATGCGTTGACGAATGTCCTACCGGTGCAATAGAGCTTAACGATGTCGCTCATGTTGATCCAGATATATGCGATGATTGCGGTTTATGTGTGGATGTATGCCCAAACGAGGCTATAAGGATAGAATAA
- a CDS encoding adenylosuccinate synthetase yields the protein MPATIVVGGFWGDEGKGKIISYLAYSDKPKIIARGGVGPNAGHTVEVEGKKFGVRMLPSGFVYKDARLLIGAGVLVDPRVFLNELEVLDKDYNVRSRVGVDYRCAIIEEKHIQEDRGDEHLRKKIGTTGTGCGPANVDRVRRKAKQAKDIPELKDYLADVPLEINESLDEGHFVLIEGTQGFGLSLYYGTYPYVTSKDTTASSVAADVGIGPTRVDDVVIVFKTFPTRVGEGPFPTEIPLEEAEKMGIVEYGTVTGRRRRIGLWDGKMARYAAMVNGATQVAITGIDKLDKECYGVTEWSKLTPKAKEFIERVEDEVKVPVTLISTGPELHQIIDLRKEKL from the coding sequence ATGCCTGCCACAATCGTCGTAGGTGGTTTCTGGGGTGATGAAGGGAAAGGAAAGATAATATCCTACCTTGCATACAGCGATAAGCCGAAGATAATTGCAAGAGGAGGAGTAGGACCAAACGCTGGGCATACTGTTGAAGTTGAGGGGAAGAAGTTCGGAGTTAGAATGCTACCTTCTGGCTTTGTCTACAAGGATGCTAGACTCTTGATAGGTGCTGGCGTTTTGGTCGACCCTCGTGTATTCTTGAACGAGCTTGAGGTTTTGGATAAGGATTACAACGTCAGGAGTAGAGTTGGAGTGGATTACAGATGTGCTATAATAGAGGAGAAGCACATTCAAGAAGACAGAGGAGATGAACATCTCAGAAAGAAAATTGGCACAACTGGAACGGGATGTGGACCAGCAAACGTTGATAGGGTAAGAAGAAAGGCTAAGCAGGCAAAGGACATCCCCGAACTGAAAGATTACCTAGCCGATGTTCCCCTTGAGATAAACGAAAGCTTGGATGAGGGACACTTCGTTCTGATTGAAGGAACCCAAGGATTTGGTTTAAGCCTCTACTACGGAACGTATCCTTATGTAACTTCAAAAGATACAACAGCTTCTTCAGTAGCGGCGGATGTGGGAATAGGGCCTACAAGGGTCGATGACGTTGTCATAGTATTCAAGACTTTTCCGACGAGGGTTGGAGAAGGCCCGTTTCCGACAGAAATTCCTCTAGAAGAGGCTGAAAAGATGGGCATAGTTGAATATGGAACGGTAACTGGAAGGAGAAGGAGAATAGGACTGTGGGATGGTAAGATGGCAAGATATGCGGCAATGGTGAATGGTGCTACACAGGTAGCCATAACGGGAATAGACAAACTTGACAAGGAGTGCTATGGTGTTACAGAATGGAGTAAGCTCACTCCTAAGGCAAAAGAGTTCATTGAAAGAGTTGAGGATGAGGTTAAGGTTCCTGTAACACTAATTTCGACCGGACCAGAGTTACACCAGATAATCGACCTGAGAAAGGAGAAGCTCTGA
- a CDS encoding NOL1/NOP2/sun family putative RNA methylase, which yields MILDYPSTKKSRELAKRYGYNEFIVRRWINFFGFEETVKLIEAMERGIPKHIRVNTIKIDENDLIERLRERGFKLEKTEVPFCYKVVEEPYSIGATPEYLMGYYYVMEKSSCIPPLVLNPKSNELVADFASAPGGKTTFLAQLMNNRGVLIAIEANKERIQALIDNIHRMGVLNTAVIHMNAVRFCNLGLKVDKILLDAPCSGEGVIHKDKDRKRVSGRKDIEFCSKLQKELVESALKSLKPGGVLVYSTCTLAPEENELVIQYVLDRFEVEIGEIEWGEPALTEIPNFGKLDKDIAKCRRFYPHKHESSGFFVAKIVKVS from the coding sequence GTGATACTCGATTATCCATCCACAAAGAAGTCGAGAGAACTTGCCAAAAGATACGGTTACAACGAGTTCATCGTCAGAAGATGGATTAACTTCTTCGGTTTCGAAGAAACCGTTAAGCTAATCGAAGCTATGGAAAGGGGAATTCCAAAACATATTAGAGTGAACACGATAAAAATAGATGAGAACGATCTAATTGAAAGGCTTAGGGAGAGAGGATTTAAGCTCGAAAAGACGGAAGTACCGTTTTGCTATAAAGTAGTTGAAGAGCCATACTCAATCGGGGCAACACCAGAGTATTTGATGGGGTATTACTACGTGATGGAAAAGAGTTCCTGCATACCACCTCTAGTACTCAATCCGAAGTCTAATGAACTCGTTGCAGATTTTGCCTCAGCTCCCGGTGGTAAAACAACGTTCCTAGCTCAACTAATGAATAACAGAGGAGTTCTGATTGCGATAGAGGCTAACAAAGAGAGAATCCAAGCTCTGATAGACAACATTCACAGAATGGGTGTTTTGAACACTGCAGTTATTCACATGAACGCAGTAAGGTTCTGTAATCTGGGCTTGAAGGTCGACAAAATCCTGTTGGATGCACCTTGTAGTGGTGAAGGAGTTATTCACAAAGACAAGGACAGAAAAAGGGTTAGTGGAAGGAAAGATATAGAGTTCTGCTCAAAGCTCCAAAAGGAACTTGTGGAATCTGCTCTTAAGAGCTTAAAGCCCGGAGGTGTTTTGGTGTACTCAACATGTACTCTAGCACCTGAGGAGAACGAATTGGTAATTCAGTACGTGCTCGATAGATTTGAAGTTGAAATAGGTGAAATAGAGTGGGGCGAACCGGCTTTGACGGAGATACCAAATTTTGGGAAGCTCGACAAAGATATTGCAAAATGTAGGCGTTTTTACCCGCACAAGCATGAATCTTCTGGATTTTTCGTTGCGAAGATTGTGAAAGTAAGCTAG
- a CDS encoding radical SAM protein: protein MENNPFIKKWRKGLRKIALVYPNAYASGVANIGLQYIYAYLNSLENCICERFYLDIHNCLRSFESGTPLSDFDIALFSLQFEEDYFNVVKILKESGFKGLKIAGGPCAMINPKPIAKYFDAFVIGEVENSRVLDVIAEARSVEDLECEGVWLKEGKVKRIYPKRLDFYLRRQIIADNVFGRCLILEIGRGCIRRCRFCVVRQIYSPPRWRDLKLLIDTAEDYKGVVDKICLVAPSTLDHPRAKELIARLIEMGFLVSPSSTRADKLDEETVELLVKGGLRSLTIAPEVGSDKLRDILNKGLSEEHILNAVEIGKEKGINSFKLYFMIGLPNESFEDVKEIVRLVEKIKSLKVEVSVSINPFVPKPHTPLQWCSYTGIERVEDGLKEIKRRREYLIKELSKICEVNVESVERFAIQTILSRGDEDVSKLLEAKPSLRLAKKMNLTRYLEKIPLDSELPWDFIDHGYKKERLIKEFIQAVWSE, encoded by the coding sequence GTGGAAAACAATCCATTCATCAAGAAGTGGAGGAAGGGTTTGAGGAAGATCGCATTGGTATATCCCAACGCTTATGCAAGTGGAGTTGCGAATATAGGTCTTCAGTATATTTACGCCTATCTCAACTCTTTAGAAAACTGCATATGCGAACGATTTTATCTGGACATTCACAACTGTTTAAGAAGTTTTGAGAGCGGTACACCTTTAAGTGATTTTGACATAGCGTTGTTTTCCTTACAATTTGAGGAGGATTATTTCAACGTGGTGAAGATTTTAAAGGAGAGCGGATTTAAGGGTTTGAAGATTGCTGGTGGGCCGTGTGCAATGATAAACCCCAAACCAATAGCAAAGTACTTTGATGCCTTCGTGATTGGGGAGGTAGAGAACAGCAGAGTTTTGGATGTAATTGCTGAAGCTAGATCGGTTGAAGATTTGGAATGTGAGGGTGTTTGGCTAAAAGAGGGGAAGGTTAAGAGAATATATCCGAAAAGGCTTGATTTCTACCTCAGAAGACAGATAATTGCCGACAACGTCTTTGGAAGATGTTTAATTCTGGAAATCGGAAGGGGTTGCATAAGGCGTTGCAGATTTTGCGTTGTTAGGCAGATTTATTCCCCACCGAGGTGGAGAGACCTGAAACTGCTGATAGATACTGCTGAAGACTATAAGGGTGTTGTAGATAAGATCTGTTTGGTGGCTCCATCAACATTAGATCATCCTAGAGCAAAGGAATTAATTGCTCGACTGATAGAGATGGGTTTTCTAGTTTCACCTTCTTCAACGAGGGCTGACAAGCTCGATGAAGAGACTGTTGAGCTTTTGGTAAAGGGTGGTTTAAGGAGTTTGACAATAGCACCGGAGGTCGGTAGCGACAAGCTTAGGGATATTTTAAATAAGGGGTTGAGCGAAGAGCATATACTCAATGCTGTAGAAATTGGAAAGGAGAAAGGTATTAATAGTTTTAAGCTCTATTTCATGATAGGATTACCTAACGAGAGTTTTGAAGATGTTAAAGAAATTGTTAGACTTGTTGAAAAGATTAAGTCGTTAAAAGTCGAAGTTTCCGTCTCGATCAATCCCTTCGTACCTAAACCGCACACTCCGCTACAGTGGTGTTCTTATACGGGAATTGAGAGAGTTGAGGATGGTCTAAAGGAGATTAAAAGAAGGAGAGAATACCTTATCAAAGAACTTTCAAAAATTTGTGAAGTCAACGTTGAAAGCGTTGAAAGGTTTGCCATCCAGACAATACTTTCGAGGGGTGATGAAGACGTATCAAAGCTGTTAGAGGCTAAGCCAAGCCTTAGGTTGGCAAAAAAGATGAATTTAACAAGATATTTAGAGAAAATTCCTCTTGACTCGGAGCTACCTTGGGATTTTATTGATCATGGTTATAAAAAGGAAAGATTGATTAAAGAGTTCATCCAAGCAGTTTGGTCTGAATAG
- a CDS encoding LEA type 2 family protein has translation MKRLVVILVLALIFLGCSQSLGKPKIEKIVNRWGNVTEDYTEIVTEITVYNPNPIPIPIKDVLTEVYLNGIKVGEGKSLQSEIKPSSESKIVISTKIDNDYIPKWWVSHIKNRETSVLDVKGYLVFDLKITTFKFELPGIHSEFKTDFLGELSSSSQSFRLGIYSVEIESVKAHWGKVDDNVTEIIAVAKVRNDNLIPLLFTRMHYVIKANGIVIGEGYSNVSTVISPKSTAEVPMVLTIETPKLKDWWVNHIRNGERTKLEVLIDPFVEIGGKKFEFSLAKMETTIQTKLLG, from the coding sequence ATGAAACGACTCGTAGTCATACTGGTCTTGGCACTAATTTTCTTGGGATGCTCTCAAAGCCTAGGCAAACCTAAGATCGAGAAGATCGTTAATAGGTGGGGTAACGTAACGGAAGATTATACCGAAATAGTAACTGAAATCACAGTCTACAATCCGAATCCAATACCAATTCCAATCAAGGACGTTCTAACAGAAGTCTACTTGAATGGGATAAAGGTGGGAGAAGGAAAATCCTTACAGTCAGAGATAAAGCCAAGCTCTGAGTCTAAAATAGTAATCTCAACCAAAATCGACAACGATTACATTCCAAAATGGTGGGTAAGCCATATAAAGAATAGAGAGACTTCTGTGCTCGACGTTAAAGGTTACTTGGTTTTTGACTTAAAGATTACAACTTTTAAGTTTGAGCTTCCAGGAATTCATAGTGAGTTCAAAACTGACTTCTTAGGAGAATTATCATCTTCGAGCCAGTCGTTTAGGTTAGGCATATACAGTGTCGAAATTGAGTCTGTGAAGGCTCATTGGGGTAAAGTGGATGATAATGTTACCGAAATAATTGCAGTGGCCAAAGTTAGGAATGACAACTTGATTCCTCTGCTTTTCACAAGGATGCACTACGTAATCAAGGCTAATGGAATCGTTATTGGTGAAGGTTACTCCAACGTAAGCACAGTCATATCTCCGAAGTCGACGGCAGAAGTTCCGATGGTTCTAACAATAGAAACGCCAAAGCTCAAGGACTGGTGGGTTAATCACATAAGGAATGGCGAGAGGACAAAGCTTGAAGTTCTCATAGATCCGTTTGTAGAGATTGGCGGTAAGAAGTTTGAATTTAGCTTAGCCAAGATGGAGACTACTATTCAGACCAAACTGCTTGGATGA
- a CDS encoding GIY-YIG nuclease family protein yields MKGTYLLFLKLGDDKRINVGRLGRVEFRQGWYVYVGSGMNSLIKRVARHFKRVKKLKWHIDYLSVQADEIVAFLIPNQRLECDLAKHLVTKFEYIEGFGCSDCGCISHLFYLGNILKSDEDTKS; encoded by the coding sequence ATGAAAGGTACATACCTACTCTTTTTGAAGCTAGGTGATGACAAGCGTATTAATGTCGGTAGATTAGGCAGAGTAGAATTCAGGCAAGGATGGTATGTTTATGTTGGTAGTGGGATGAATTCACTCATTAAAAGAGTTGCAAGGCACTTCAAAAGGGTCAAAAAGCTCAAGTGGCACATCGACTATTTGAGTGTTCAAGCCGACGAAATCGTAGCCTTTTTAATTCCCAACCAAAGGTTAGAATGCGATTTAGCGAAACATCTGGTTACCAAATTCGAATACATCGAAGGTTTCGGTTGCTCCGATTGCGGATGCATCAGTCATCTGTTTTACTTGGGTAACATATTAAAGTCAGATGAAGACACTAAATCATGA